The window GCGCGCCGTTTCGACTCGCATCCGGGTTGAACAGCGCCCCAATCTATCCGGTAACCGAACAGCCTTTTGCAACTGAACAAACATTCAAAAAAATGTCACATTCGCGGGAACCTTTCCAGATGGCGGGGTGAGTGTGCCATTTAGGCCGCAAAATGCCTTATCAATTTGCATTTATGGAAATTGAACGGTTGAACAATATCTCGTGAGCGTTATGAGCGCGTCAGCTCCCACCGAGCCCCCGGGTTGCGTAAGCGACGTCTCCGGGCACCACCCGAGCGGAACCGGACGGGCCTCCTCGCGCCGCGCAGCCACCTGCGCCTTCCACGCGCCCCAGGCCCTGGTACCGCGCCTGCGCGTTTGACACGCGCGCTCTTGAAAACGGCGATTCTGCCGCAACGCATGAGGGATACGATGCGCTCAAATGCCTTTCTGAACGCCAGCGCGCTGGCGCTGTCATCCGTGCTGGCGACCCCAGCCCTGGCCGCGAACGACGCGAGCCCCGCCACCGATGCCGCCACCTCCGCCGCGGCGCCCGCCGCCGCCGGTTCGGCCCGCAACGAGATCGTCGTCATCGGCACCGGCCAGACCCGCCAGGTCCAGAGCCTCACCGCCGAGGACATCGCCATCGCCACGCCCGGCACCAGCCCGCTTGCCGTTCTCAGCAAGCTGCCGAGCGTCAACTTCCAGTCGGCCTCGCCGCTGGGCACCAACGAATGGACGACCCGCATCTCGGTGCGCGGCTTCACGCAGAACCAGCTGGGCTTCACGCTCGACGGCGTGCCGCTGGGCGACATGAGCTATTCCAACTTCAATGGCCTGCACATCAGCCGCGCGATCACCTCGGACAACATCGGCATGACCGAGCTGTCGCAGGGTGCGGGCGCGCTCTCGACGGCCTCGAGCTCGAACCTGGGCGGCACGATCGCCTTTGAAAGCCTCGATCCCAGCTACGACATGGGCCTCACCACCTCGGCCACGTTCGGCAGCAACGATGCCTGGCGCGTGTTCGCCCGCTTCGAGACCGGCGACCTTGGCGGCGGCGTGCGCGCCTACGTTTCGGGCACCTACTCGGACACGCCCAAGTGGAAGGGCAAGGGCTCGCAGGAGCTGTGGCAGATCAACTCCAAGCTGGTCGCGCCGATGGGCGACCGCGGCGAGCTCAAGATCTTCGCCAACTACTCCGAGATGGCCGACGCCGACTACGCCGACCTCACGCCCGACATCCTGGATCGCCACGGCTACGACTGGGACTACCTGCGCTATGACTTCGAGACCGCGCAGGACATCGCCACCAACCTCCAGAACGGCGTCTACACCGACGACTACGAGGGCTACGGCACGCTGACGGGCGATGATGCCTATTACGACGGCTATGGCCTGCGCAAGGACCTGCTGATCGGCATGAGCGTCGACTACGACCTCACCGACGAACTGCACGTGCGCGTCTCGCCCTACTACCACAACAACCGTGGTATCGGCACCTGGTGGACGCCCTATGTCCCGACCCCGGGCGGCTCGAGCCTCTCGGTGCGCGGCACGGAATACTTCATCAACCGCATGGGCGTGACCGGCAGCCTGTCGTACGACCTGTTCCGCGGCAACCAGATCGAAGTGGGCGGCTGGTACGAGATCAACGACTACGACACCGCGCGCGACTACTTCGGCCTCGACGATGCGCCGACCTCGAGCATCTCGCACCACGAGTTCCCCAAGAACCCGTTCGCGTACGACTACTTCTACAAGTTCGACATCAACACCTACCAGTACTACGTGCAGGACACCTGGGAGCTGACCGACAGCCTCAAGGTTTCGGGCGGCTGGAAGGGCATCCAGGTCGACATCGACGCCAGCAACGACCCCTCGCGCACCAGCGCCAGCTGGGCGACGCAGGGCTCGCTTACGGCCAAGGACATGTTCCTGCCCCAGGTCGGCGTGAACTACCGTCCGATCTACGAAGTCGAACTGTTCGGCAGCTACGCCGAGAACATGCGCGCCTTCACGACGACGCCGTTCATCACCTCGCCCGACCAGTTCGCCGCGATCCGCGAGCAGGGCCTGAAGCCGGAAACGTCCAAGACCTTCGAGGGCGGCCTGCGCTTCCACCTGCCCAAGTTCGAGGCTTCGGTCGTGGGCTACCACGTGAAGTTCGACAACCGCCTCTTCTCGGTCTCGCCCTGCTCGGCGATCGAGAGCTGCCCGTCGGTCCTCAACAACGTCGGCTCGGTCACGACCAAGGGCGTCGAAGTCACCGGCCAGTACCGCGTGACCCCCGCGCTCTCGCTCTACGCGGCCTATGCCTACACCGATGCGTCCTATGACGATGACGTGCTGAACGGCGCAGGCGAGCTGGTTGCGGCCTCGGGCGGCAAGTCGGTCGTCGACCAGCCCGAGCACCTCATCAACGGCGAGATCTCGTACGACGATGGCACCTTCATCGGCCGTGCGCACGTCAACTACCAGTCCAAGCGCTACGCCACCTACGAGAACGACCTCTCGTTCAAGGGCCGCGCGCTGGTCGACCTGACCGTGGGCTACCGCATCAACTCGGACGATGCGCTCGATGGCACCGAGATCCAGCTCAACGTCACCAACGTGACCGA is drawn from Novosphingobium decolorationis and contains these coding sequences:
- a CDS encoding TonB-dependent receptor; translated protein: MRSNAFLNASALALSSVLATPALAANDASPATDAATSAAAPAAAGSARNEIVVIGTGQTRQVQSLTAEDIAIATPGTSPLAVLSKLPSVNFQSASPLGTNEWTTRISVRGFTQNQLGFTLDGVPLGDMSYSNFNGLHISRAITSDNIGMTELSQGAGALSTASSSNLGGTIAFESLDPSYDMGLTTSATFGSNDAWRVFARFETGDLGGGVRAYVSGTYSDTPKWKGKGSQELWQINSKLVAPMGDRGELKIFANYSEMADADYADLTPDILDRHGYDWDYLRYDFETAQDIATNLQNGVYTDDYEGYGTLTGDDAYYDGYGLRKDLLIGMSVDYDLTDELHVRVSPYYHNNRGIGTWWTPYVPTPGGSSLSVRGTEYFINRMGVTGSLSYDLFRGNQIEVGGWYEINDYDTARDYFGLDDAPTSSISHHEFPKNPFAYDYFYKFDINTYQYYVQDTWELTDSLKVSGGWKGIQVDIDASNDPSRTSASWATQGSLTAKDMFLPQVGVNYRPIYEVELFGSYAENMRAFTTTPFITSPDQFAAIREQGLKPETSKTFEGGLRFHLPKFEASVVGYHVKFDNRLFSVSPCSAIESCPSVLNNVGSVTTKGVEVTGQYRVTPALSLYAAYAYTDASYDDDVLNGAGELVAASGGKSVVDQPEHLINGEISYDDGTFIGRAHVNYQSKRYATYENDLSFKGRALVDLTVGYRINSDDALDGTEIQLNVTNVTDEKYVSTIGQSGGYQASYAPGDWQYFMVGAPRQWFVTLKKAF